From a region of the Pan paniscus chromosome 19, NHGRI_mPanPan1-v2.0_pri, whole genome shotgun sequence genome:
- the LOC130540930 gene encoding uncharacterized protein LOC130540930, translated as MAAASVPPESSIIHPASSAIKRTDGGRLELEIRKGIFAQFWSACLLFPRCSQPRQPRSWGPRVNAFALWPATRRPAHTGRRVTPALACSHTSGTGAGRKRKGGETSFQREWSENRREKGQGKIRSPAPEPAGGEASSSPAPEERGRSHCSQANVSPASCTLPGKTRIHSLCREGSAGRTPSQPPLSGYKTPNKRNL; from the coding sequence ATGGCGGCCGCGTCTGTCCCTCCAGAGAGCTCGATTATCCATCCGGCCAGCAGCGCCATTAAGCGTACTGACGGTGGGAGGCTCGAGTTAGAAATTAGGAAAGGAATCTTCGCCCAGTTTTGGAGCGCCTGCCTCCTCTTCCCTCGTTGCTCGCAGCCAAGGCAGCCGCGAAGCTGGGGGCCTCGGGTGAATGCTTTCGCCCTCTGGCCGGCGACCAGGAGACCTGCGCACACTGGCCGCCGAGTGACCCCAGCTCTAGCCTGCAGCCACACCAGCGGGACGGGGgcggggaggaagaggaagggcggAGAGACTTCCTTCCAGAGGGAGTGGTCCGAGAACCGGCGGGAGAAGGGCCAAGGGAAGATCCGGTCACCTGCTCCGGAGCCTGCAGGCGGAGAGGCGAGTAGTTCACCGGCCCCGGAGGAAAGGGGACGCTCCCACTGTTCCCAGGCAAATGTGTCGCCGGCATCCTGCACTCTGCCGGGGAAGACGCGCATCCACTCGCTCTGCAGGGAGGGGAGCGCGGGAAGGACTCCCAGTCAGCCGCCCCTCTCTGGCTACAAGACCCCGAACAAGAGAAACCTGTAA
- the PCGF2 gene encoding polycomb group RING finger protein 2 produces the protein MHRTTRIKITELNPHLMCALCGGYFIDATTIVECLHSFCKTCIVRYLETNKYCPMCDVQVHKTRPLLSIRSDKTLQDIVYKLVPGLFKDEMKRRRDFYAAYPLTEVPNGSNEDRGEVLEQEKGTLSDDEIVSLSIEFYEGARDRDEKKGPLENGDGDKEKTGVRFLRCPAAMTVMHLAKFLRNKMDVPSKYKVEVLYEDEPLKEYYTLMDIAYIYPWRRNGPLPLKYRVQPACKRLTLATVPTPSEGTNTSGASECESVSDKAPSPATLPATSSSLPSPATPSHGSPSSHGPPATHPTSPTPPSTASGATTAANGGSSNCLQTPSSTSRGRKMTVNGAPVPPLT, from the exons ATGCATCGGACTACACGGATCAAAATCACAGAGCTGAACCCCCACCTCATGTGTGCCCTCTGCGGGGGGTACTTCATCGACGCCACCACTATCGTGGAGTGCCTGCATTCCT TCTGCAAAACCTGCATCGTGCGCTACCTGGAGACCAACAAATACTGCCCCATGTGTGACGTGCAGGTCCATAAAACCCGGCCGCTGCTGAGCATCAG GTCTGACAAAACACTTCAAGACATTGTCTACAAATTGGTCCCTGGGCTTTTTAAAG ATGAGATGAAACGGCGGCGGGATTTCTATGCAGCGTACCCCCTGACGGAGG TCCCCAACGGCTCCAATGAGGACCGCGGCGAGGTCTTGGAGCAGGAGAAGGGGACTCTGAGTGATGATGAGATTGTCAGCCTCTCCATCGAATTCTACGAAGGTGCCAG GGACCGGGACGAGAAGAAGGGCCCCCTGGAGAATGGGGATGGGGACAAAGAGAAA ACAGGGGTGCGCTTCCTGCGATGCCCAGCAGCCATGACTGTCATGCATCTTGCCAAGTTTCTCCGCAACAAGATGGATGTGCCCAGCAAGTACAAG GTGGAGGTTCTGTACGAGGACGAGCCACTGAAGGAATACTACACCCTCATGGACATCGCCTACATCTACCCCTGGCGGCGG AACGGGCCTCTCCCCCTCAAGTACCGTGTCCAGCCAGCCTGCAAGCGGCTCACCCTAGCCACGGTGCCCACCCCCTCCGAGGGCACCAACACCAGCGGGGCGTCCGAGTGTGAGTCAGTCAGCGACAAGGCTCCCAGCCCTGCCACCCTGCcagccacctcttcctccctgcccagcccagccaccCCATCCCATGGCTCTCCCAGTTCCCAtgggcctccagccacccacCCTACCTCCCCCACTCCCCCTTCGACAGCCAGTGGGGCCACCACAGCTGCCAACGGGGGTAGCTCGAACTGCCTGCAGACACCATCCTCCACCAGCAGGGGGCGCAAGATGACTGTCAACGGCGCTCCCGTGCCCCCCTTAACTTGA